A genomic stretch from Streptomyces sp. QL37 includes:
- a CDS encoding exonuclease SbcCD subunit D, which translates to MRILHTSDWHLGRSFHRVSMLDAQAAYLDHLVGTVREHAVDVVVVAGDVYDRAVPPLPAVQLFDDALHRLAAAGVPTVMISGNHDSARRLGVGAGLIARAGIHLRTDPADCATPVVLHDTHGDVAFYGLPYLEPALVRDSLGASKAGHEAVLTAAMDRVRADLATRPDGTRSVVLAHAFVAGGEPSDSERDITVGGVAAVPAGVFDGVDYVALGHLHGCQRVTERVRYSGSPLAYSFSEHTHRKTMWLIDLGPGGDLDAERVDCPAPRPLARLRGRLGTLLEDPAFERHQESWVEATLTDPVRPDEPMARLTERFPYTLSLVFDPERSPQDPLASYAQRLKGRDDQQVAEDFVAHVRGGSGPSAQERTVLRAVFDDVRVGDGVDEVSR; encoded by the coding sequence ATGAGGATTCTGCACACCTCGGACTGGCATCTGGGGCGGTCCTTCCACCGCGTGTCCATGCTCGACGCCCAGGCCGCGTACCTCGACCACCTCGTCGGGACGGTGCGCGAGCACGCCGTCGACGTGGTCGTCGTGGCGGGCGACGTCTACGACCGGGCCGTGCCGCCGCTCCCGGCGGTCCAGCTGTTCGACGACGCGCTGCACCGGCTCGCCGCCGCCGGCGTACCGACCGTCATGATCTCCGGGAACCACGACTCGGCCCGCAGGCTCGGCGTCGGCGCCGGGCTGATCGCCCGTGCCGGAATCCATCTGCGTACCGACCCCGCCGACTGCGCCACCCCGGTCGTGCTGCACGACACACACGGCGACGTGGCGTTCTACGGCCTCCCCTATCTGGAGCCGGCACTGGTCAGGGACAGCCTGGGCGCCTCGAAGGCGGGGCACGAAGCCGTCCTGACCGCGGCCATGGACCGGGTGCGGGCCGATCTCGCCACCAGGCCGGACGGCACCCGGTCCGTGGTTCTCGCCCACGCGTTCGTGGCCGGCGGCGAACCCAGCGACAGCGAGCGCGACATCACCGTCGGCGGTGTCGCCGCAGTCCCCGCCGGAGTCTTCGACGGCGTCGACTACGTCGCACTCGGCCACCTGCACGGCTGCCAGAGGGTCACGGAACGTGTGCGCTACTCGGGCTCGCCCCTCGCGTACTCCTTCTCCGAGCACACGCACCGCAAGACGATGTGGCTGATCGACCTCGGCCCCGGCGGGGACCTGGACGCCGAACGCGTCGACTGCCCGGCGCCGCGCCCCCTGGCACGGCTCCGCGGACGCCTCGGCACACTGCTCGAGGACCCGGCCTTCGAACGCCACCAGGAGTCCTGGGTGGAGGCCACGCTCACGGACCCGGTGCGGCCGGACGAACCGATGGCCCGCCTGACCGAGCGCTTCCCGTACACCCTCAGCCTGGTCTTCGACCCCGAGCGTTCCCCGCAGGACCCCCTCGCCTCGTACGCCCAGCGGCTGAAGGGACGTGACGACCAGCAGGTGGCGGAGGACTTCGTGGCCCATGTACGCGGCGGAAGCGGACCCAGCGCACAGGAACGGACGGTGCTGCGCGCCGTCTTCGACGACGTACGGGTGGGCGACGGAGTGGACGAGGTGTCCCGTTGA
- a CDS encoding SMC family ATPase — protein MRLHKLTLTAFGPFGATQEIDFDALSSAGLFLLHGPTGAGKTSVLDAVCYGLYGAVPGARQSPGTSLRSDHAPVDLPTEVCLELTVGGRRLEITRRPSQPRPKKRGGGFTTEKAQSWLREYEPERGWKALSRSHQEIGEEIGGLVGMSRDQFCQVVLLPQGDFARFLRADAEARGKLLGRLFDTRRFAAVEERLAELRRAAEARVRTGDEQILALAQRIAQAAGPAADEVALPEARPGEPGLAEGVLRWAAVARGGAGERSDIARCLLAGAEDRAAAARHALEAERELSRLQQRYEETRRRAAGLEDRRAERDRCHEQLARARKADLVAPALDLRDQAERAHRTAVAARERSRAELPPELADAGFEQLAGAERGLRAELGALDAARRAERRSREIDSERSGLERQSRSDDELIQEAAQWLAGWDATHRSLRERVETAQEAATRAEQLAGRLDPARRRLEAARRRDALAVREETAAAALTEARERAVEAHETWLALREQRLRGIAAELAGQLVDGVACTVCGSAEHPEPARAEAGHVDRATEEAALAAHQRADRDRAEAENELGVVRERLAAARAEAVGPEDGTGVTEQAGRSDASVAGLRAAVDRLAQDHADAHRLAAGTHAAREALAAAEREHLGRLDDRQQAERRGAARTSQREALDREQSALEAELVKARGACDSVAEHAALLERRAGLLAGAAEALRAEQAAAQRLKEADGRLADAAFRAGFDTPEAAAAKLLGDAAQRELQHRVDAWQTEAATVADRLAEEDARAAADRPPAQPDAAQEAYDRSAKVLRDSTAVHAAAEERRAELGRLSRRAEEEVRALGPLRREHERVARLAGLTAGTSADNERKMRLEAYVLAARLEQVAAAATARLQRMSAGRYTLVHSDERSGGRRAGLGLHVVDSWTGRERDTATLSGGETFFASLALALGLADVVTDEAGGVRLDTLFIDEGFGSLDDQTLDEVLDVLDSLRERDRSVGIVSHVADLRRRIPAQLEVVKERHGSAVVHRAAGTLSG, from the coding sequence TTGAGGCTGCACAAGCTCACCCTGACCGCGTTCGGGCCTTTCGGCGCCACTCAGGAGATCGACTTCGACGCGCTGTCCTCGGCCGGGCTCTTCCTGCTGCACGGCCCCACCGGGGCGGGCAAGACCTCGGTCCTCGACGCTGTCTGCTACGGCCTGTACGGGGCGGTGCCCGGTGCCCGGCAGAGCCCCGGTACCTCACTGCGCAGTGACCACGCCCCGGTGGACCTGCCGACCGAGGTGTGCCTGGAGCTGACCGTCGGAGGGCGCCGCCTGGAGATCACCAGGCGGCCCTCCCAGCCCCGCCCCAAGAAGAGGGGCGGCGGATTCACGACCGAGAAGGCGCAGAGCTGGCTGCGCGAGTACGAACCGGAACGGGGCTGGAAGGCTCTCAGTCGCTCCCACCAGGAGATCGGCGAGGAGATCGGCGGCCTCGTCGGGATGAGCCGGGACCAGTTCTGTCAGGTGGTGCTCCTGCCGCAGGGCGACTTCGCGCGGTTCCTGCGCGCCGACGCCGAGGCCCGCGGAAAGCTGCTCGGCCGGCTCTTCGACACCCGCCGCTTCGCCGCCGTCGAGGAACGCCTGGCCGAACTGCGACGCGCGGCCGAAGCCCGGGTCAGGACGGGGGACGAGCAGATCCTCGCCCTGGCCCAGCGCATCGCCCAGGCGGCGGGTCCGGCGGCGGACGAGGTGGCACTGCCGGAAGCGCGGCCGGGCGAGCCAGGTCTCGCCGAAGGCGTACTGCGGTGGGCCGCAGTCGCGCGCGGCGGAGCCGGTGAACGGTCAGACATCGCCCGGTGCCTCCTGGCCGGGGCCGAGGACCGGGCCGCCGCCGCGCGCCACGCACTCGAGGCCGAGCGTGAGCTCTCCCGGCTCCAGCAGCGCTACGAGGAGACCCGACGCCGTGCCGCGGGGCTGGAGGACCGCCGCGCGGAACGCGACCGCTGCCACGAGCAGCTGGCCCGCGCGCGCAAGGCGGACCTGGTCGCGCCGGCGCTCGACCTGCGCGACCAGGCGGAGCGGGCCCACCGCACGGCTGTCGCGGCACGCGAACGGTCCCGCGCGGAGCTGCCTCCCGAACTGGCCGACGCGGGCTTCGAACAACTGGCCGGCGCGGAACGCGGACTGCGTGCGGAGCTGGGCGCGCTCGACGCCGCCCGCCGGGCCGAACGGCGCAGCCGGGAGATCGACTCCGAGCGCTCCGGCCTGGAAAGGCAGTCCCGCTCCGACGACGAACTGATCCAGGAGGCGGCACAGTGGCTGGCCGGCTGGGACGCCACGCACCGGAGCCTCAGGGAACGCGTCGAGACGGCTCAGGAGGCCGCGACCCGCGCGGAACAGCTGGCCGGCCGCCTCGACCCCGCGCGCAGGAGGCTGGAGGCGGCACGCCGCCGTGACGCCCTCGCCGTCCGGGAGGAGACCGCGGCGGCAGCCCTGACCGAGGCCCGCGAGCGTGCCGTGGAGGCGCACGAGACGTGGCTGGCGCTGCGGGAACAGCGGCTGCGGGGCATCGCGGCGGAACTGGCGGGTCAGCTTGTCGACGGCGTGGCCTGTACGGTGTGCGGCTCGGCGGAGCACCCGGAGCCGGCCCGCGCGGAGGCCGGCCACGTGGACCGGGCCACGGAGGAGGCGGCGCTCGCCGCCCACCAGCGGGCGGACCGGGACCGTGCCGAGGCGGAGAACGAGCTCGGGGTGGTGCGCGAACGCCTCGCCGCGGCCCGGGCGGAGGCGGTCGGCCCGGAGGACGGAACCGGGGTCACGGAGCAGGCCGGCCGGTCCGACGCCTCCGTGGCCGGGCTGCGGGCCGCCGTCGACCGCCTGGCCCAGGACCACGCGGACGCGCACCGCCTGGCCGCGGGGACGCACGCGGCCAGGGAAGCACTCGCCGCCGCCGAGCGTGAGCACCTCGGCCGCCTCGACGACCGGCAGCAGGCCGAGCGGCGTGGAGCCGCCCGCACCTCGCAGCGGGAAGCGCTCGACCGTGAACAGTCCGCACTGGAAGCCGAGTTGGTGAAGGCGCGGGGTGCCTGCGACTCCGTGGCCGAACATGCCGCGCTGCTGGAGCGGCGTGCCGGGCTGCTGGCCGGCGCCGCCGAGGCGCTCCGTGCGGAGCAGGCCGCGGCCCAGCGGCTCAAGGAGGCGGACGGCAGGCTCGCCGACGCGGCTTTCAGAGCCGGTTTCGACACTCCGGAGGCAGCCGCCGCGAAGCTGCTGGGCGACGCCGCGCAGCGGGAGTTGCAGCACCGCGTCGACGCCTGGCAGACGGAGGCCGCCACGGTCGCCGACCGGCTGGCCGAGGAGGACGCCCGGGCCGCCGCGGACCGGCCGCCCGCGCAGCCGGACGCTGCCCAGGAGGCGTACGACCGGTCCGCGAAGGTGCTGCGCGACAGCACCGCCGTGCACGCCGCCGCCGAGGAGCGCCGCGCGGAGCTCGGCAGGCTCTCCCGTCGGGCGGAGGAAGAGGTCCGCGCCCTCGGCCCCCTGCGCCGGGAGCACGAGAGGGTGGCCCGCCTCGCGGGCCTGACCGCGGGCACCTCCGCGGACAACGAGCGCAAGATGCGGCTGGAGGCGTACGTACTGGCGGCCCGCCTCGAACAGGTTGCCGCCGCGGCGACGGCCCGCCTCCAGCGGATGTCGGCGGGCCGCTACACGCTCGTCCACTCCGACGAGCGCAGCGGGGGCCGCCGGGCGGGACTCGGACTGCACGTGGTCGACTCCTGGACGGGCCGGGAGCGCGACACGGCCACGCTGTCCGGCGGGGAGACCTTCTTCGCCTCGCTCGCCCTGGCGCTCGGCCTCGCCGACGTGGTGACGGACGAGGCGGGCGGAGTCCGTCTGGACACGCTCTTCATCGACGAGGGCTTCGGCAGCCTGGACGACCAGACGCTGGACGAGGTTCTCGACGTCCTGGACTCGCTGCGCGAACGCGACCGCAGTGTCGGCATCGTCAGCCATGTGGCCGACCTGCGCCGTCGCATTCCCGCCCAGCTCGAGGTGGTGAAGGAGCGGCACGGCTCCGCGGTGGTCCACCGGGCGGCCGGCACGCTCAGCGGCTGA
- a CDS encoding Lrp/AsnC family transcriptional regulator, translated as MTEYSPDATDWHILDVLQRDGRATFAELARAVAMSPSAVTERVRRLEEAGVISGYAAVVDPERLGLPILALVRLRYPNGNYKPFHDLTDTTPEIVEAHHVTGDDCFVLKVTARSMRHLEEVTGRIGALGSVTTSIVYSSPLPHRAISR; from the coding sequence ATGACCGAGTATTCCCCGGATGCCACCGACTGGCACATCCTCGACGTCCTGCAACGCGACGGACGCGCGACCTTCGCCGAACTGGCCCGCGCGGTGGCGATGTCCCCGAGTGCCGTGACGGAGCGCGTACGCCGCCTCGAGGAGGCGGGGGTCATCAGCGGGTACGCGGCGGTGGTGGACCCCGAGCGGCTGGGCCTGCCGATCCTCGCCCTCGTACGGCTGCGCTATCCGAACGGCAACTACAAGCCGTTCCACGATCTGACGGACACGACACCGGAGATCGTGGAGGCGCACCATGTGACCGGGGACGACTGCTTCGTACTGAAGGTGACCGCGAGATCGATGCGTCACCTGGAGGAGGTGACGGGGCGGATCGGCGCCCTCGGCTCCGTGACCACCAGCATCGTGTACTCCTCTCCCCTCCCCCATCGGGCGATCAGCCGCTGA
- a CDS encoding rhodanese-like domain-containing protein gives MTSETLTTGNPVLRTPPASPAAAAAYFGASLAFHADVSDVAAALEADGDPGFVVLDSRSTASWDQGHVPGAVHLPTAVVAERAARLLDPAVPVVTYCWGPGCNGATRAALALAELGYQVKEMLGGFEYWVREGFAFETWEGPERRTADPLTAPVGADDCGC, from the coding sequence ATGACCTCAGAAACACTCACCACCGGCAACCCCGTCCTCCGGACACCGCCCGCCTCCCCGGCGGCCGCTGCCGCGTACTTCGGCGCCTCGCTCGCGTTCCACGCGGACGTGTCCGACGTCGCCGCCGCCCTGGAGGCCGACGGCGACCCCGGATTCGTCGTCCTGGACTCCCGGTCCACCGCGTCCTGGGACCAGGGGCACGTCCCCGGCGCCGTGCACCTGCCGACCGCCGTCGTCGCGGAGCGGGCCGCCCGTCTCCTCGACCCGGCCGTCCCCGTGGTCACGTACTGCTGGGGGCCGGGCTGCAACGGCGCCACCCGGGCCGCCCTTGCCCTCGCCGAACTCGGTTACCAGGTCAAGGAGATGCTCGGTGGATTCGAGTACTGGGTGCGCGAGGGCTTCGCCTTCGAGACCTGGGAGGGGCCGGAGCGTCGCACCGCCGACCCCCTCACCGCGCCTGTCGGGGCCGACGACTGCGGGTGCTGA
- a CDS encoding ATP-grasp domain-containing protein has translation MPAPGFLFCHDPLRPRHPDAAFAGEAAAARRAGARTVLVDHDALLAGDPEGAVGRVPQDSGPYWYRGWMIPPARYAELEHALAARGCPLLTDASSYRTAHELPGWYEVFAGLTPRSVWRALAAGEALPEPSVWSGLARGLGSGPGIVKDFVKSRKHEWDEACFVPGLGDEERLARVVGRFVELQGEFLAGGVVLRAYEPFVPGGEARVWWVDGEAVRVTAHPDTPGLLPAPALDAVGEAVRSLGCRWVTTDMALREDGEWRVVEVGDGQVSGLPAGDDGDGLFEALTVA, from the coding sequence ATGCCCGCGCCCGGCTTCCTGTTCTGCCACGACCCTCTCCGGCCGCGGCACCCCGATGCGGCGTTCGCCGGGGAGGCGGCCGCGGCACGGCGCGCCGGTGCGCGGACCGTCCTGGTCGACCACGACGCGCTGCTCGCCGGGGATCCGGAGGGCGCCGTAGGCCGGGTGCCGCAGGACTCGGGGCCGTACTGGTACCGGGGCTGGATGATTCCGCCCGCCCGCTACGCGGAGCTGGAGCACGCGCTCGCCGCTCGTGGCTGCCCGCTGCTCACCGATGCCTCGTCCTACCGCACCGCCCATGAACTCCCCGGCTGGTACGAGGTGTTCGCCGGTCTCACCCCGCGCAGCGTCTGGCGCGCCCTGGCCGCCGGAGAGGCGTTGCCGGAGCCCTCCGTGTGGTCGGGCCTCGCCCGAGGTCTCGGTTCAGGCCCGGGAATCGTCAAGGACTTCGTGAAGTCCCGCAAGCACGAATGGGATGAGGCGTGCTTCGTCCCGGGACTGGGGGACGAGGAGCGGCTCGCCCGCGTCGTCGGGCGGTTCGTCGAGTTGCAGGGGGAGTTCCTGGCCGGCGGCGTGGTCCTGCGCGCGTACGAACCGTTCGTGCCGGGCGGGGAGGCACGGGTGTGGTGGGTGGATGGCGAGGCGGTGCGGGTGACGGCTCATCCGGACACGCCGGGCCTGCTCCCCGCGCCCGCCCTGGACGCCGTCGGCGAGGCCGTGCGCTCTCTCGGCTGCCGGTGGGTGACCACCGACATGGCGCTGCGGGAGGACGGGGAGTGGCGGGTGGTCGAGGTCGGTGACGGTCAGGTCAGCGGCCTGCCCGCCGGGGACGACGGTGACGGCCTGTTCGAAGCCCTCACCGTGGCCTGA
- a CDS encoding DUF885 domain-containing protein, which yields MSDTSSSALPRQVADAYVDAYIELDPITGTYLGVAESSRRLPDFSPAGQAAMAGLIRSTLRELDAAEQVPGADTDEERRCARLLRERLTAELAVHEAEEGLRAVSNIHSPAHSLRDVFSATPTATDEDWAAVVDRLRAVPAALEGYRASLALGLERKLYGGPRPTATFIGQLGTWAGEDGGPGFFQDFVAGGPASLRPELDEAAGQAAAALVALRDWMRDVYAPAIEGAPDTVGRERYARWARQFNGTDLDLDEAYAYGWSEYHRLLAEMRTEADKILPGAGPWEALAHLDVHGKHIEGVDEVRVWLQSLMDEAIEALDGTHFELAERVRKVESRIAPAGGAAAPYYTGPSEDFSRPGRTWLPTMGETRFPVYDLVSTWYHEGVPGHHLQIAQWTHVADSLSRYQASVGQVSANAEGWALYAERLMDELGFLPDAERRLGYLDAQMMRACRVIVDIGMHLELEIPADSPFHPGERWTPALAEEFFGSHSGRPADFVESELTRYLSMPGQAIGYKLGERAWLLGRENARKAHGDAFDLKAWHMAALSQGSLGLDDLVEELSRL from the coding sequence ATGTCAGACACATCGAGCAGCGCACTGCCGCGCCAGGTCGCCGACGCCTACGTCGACGCGTACATCGAACTCGACCCGATCACAGGTACCTATCTCGGTGTCGCGGAAAGCTCCCGCCGGCTGCCCGATTTCTCGCCCGCCGGCCAGGCTGCCATGGCCGGACTCATCCGCAGCACTCTCAGGGAACTCGACGCCGCCGAGCAGGTGCCGGGCGCGGACACCGACGAGGAGAGGCGGTGCGCGCGCCTGCTGCGGGAGCGCCTGACGGCCGAACTCGCCGTCCACGAGGCCGAGGAGGGGCTGCGCGCCGTCTCCAACATCCACTCCCCCGCGCACAGCCTGCGCGACGTCTTCTCGGCGACGCCGACGGCGACGGACGAGGACTGGGCGGCGGTCGTGGACCGGCTGCGGGCGGTACCGGCGGCTCTGGAGGGGTATCGCGCCTCGCTCGCCCTCGGTCTGGAGCGCAAGCTGTACGGCGGCCCCCGTCCGACCGCGACGTTCATCGGCCAGCTGGGCACCTGGGCCGGGGAGGACGGCGGCCCCGGGTTCTTCCAGGACTTCGTGGCCGGGGGACCCGCGTCACTGCGCCCGGAGCTGGACGAGGCGGCCGGGCAGGCCGCCGCGGCGCTGGTCGCCCTGCGGGACTGGATGAGGGACGTCTACGCCCCCGCGATCGAGGGCGCCCCCGACACGGTGGGCCGGGAGCGGTACGCCCGCTGGGCCCGCCAGTTCAACGGCACGGACCTGGATCTCGACGAGGCGTACGCCTACGGCTGGTCCGAATACCACCGGCTGCTGGCCGAGATGAGGACCGAGGCGGACAAGATCCTCCCGGGCGCGGGCCCCTGGGAAGCACTCGCCCATCTCGACGTGCACGGCAAGCACATCGAGGGTGTGGACGAGGTCCGGGTCTGGCTGCAGAGCCTGATGGACGAGGCCATCGAGGCGCTGGACGGCACGCACTTCGAACTCGCCGAGCGCGTCCGGAAGGTGGAGTCCCGGATCGCTCCCGCGGGCGGCGCGGCGGCTCCGTACTACACCGGGCCGTCGGAGGACTTCTCGCGCCCGGGCCGCACCTGGCTCCCCACCATGGGCGAGACCCGTTTCCCCGTGTACGACCTGGTGTCCACCTGGTACCACGAGGGTGTTCCTGGCCACCACCTGCAGATCGCCCAGTGGACCCATGTCGCGGACAGCCTCTCCCGCTACCAGGCGTCGGTCGGCCAGGTCAGCGCCAACGCCGAGGGCTGGGCGCTGTACGCCGAGCGGCTCATGGACGAACTGGGCTTCCTGCCCGACGCCGAGCGCCGTCTCGGCTATCTGGACGCGCAGATGATGCGTGCCTGCCGGGTGATCGTCGACATCGGCATGCATCTGGAGCTGGAGATCCCCGCTGACTCCCCGTTCCATCCGGGTGAGCGGTGGACGCCGGCCCTGGCCGAGGAGTTCTTCGGCAGCCACAGCGGCCGGCCGGCCGACTTCGTGGAGAGCGAGTTGACCCGCTACCTCTCGATGCCCGGGCAGGCCATCGGCTACAAGCTGGGCGAACGCGCCTGGCTGCTCGGCCGGGAGAACGCCCGGAAGGCACACGGCGACGCGTTCGACCTCAAGGCCTGGCACATGGCGGCCCTCTCCCAGGGCTCGCTCGGCCTGGACGACCTCGTGGAAGAGTTGTCCAGGCTCTGA
- a CDS encoding Lrp/AsnC family transcriptional regulator, with product MAESVVLDPVDLHILRLLQNDARTTYRELAAEVGVAPSTCLDRVARLRRSGVILGHRLRLDPARLGRGLEALLLVQVRPHRRELIGPFVERIRALPESRAFFHLTGPDDYLVHVAVADPTDLQRLVLDEFTSRREVARVETRLIFQQWECGPLMPPTAGV from the coding sequence ATGGCTGAATCCGTCGTTCTTGATCCGGTTGATCTGCACATTCTGCGTCTGCTCCAGAACGATGCGCGGACGACGTACCGGGAGCTCGCCGCGGAAGTCGGAGTGGCCCCGTCCACGTGTCTGGACCGTGTGGCACGGCTGCGCCGGTCCGGTGTGATCCTCGGACACCGGCTGCGCCTCGATCCGGCGCGGCTCGGCCGGGGACTGGAGGCGCTCCTGCTGGTTCAGGTCCGGCCGCACCGCAGGGAGCTCATCGGCCCCTTCGTCGAACGGATCAGGGCGTTGCCCGAGTCCAGGGCGTTCTTCCACCTCACCGGACCCGACGACTACCTGGTGCATGTGGCCGTCGCCGACCCGACGGACCTTCAGCGCCTGGTGCTGGACGAGTTCACCTCACGCCGCGAGGTGGCGCGTGTGGAGACCCGGCTGATCTTCCAGCAGTGGGAGTGCGGCCCGCTGATGCCGCCCACGGCGGGCGTGTGA
- a CDS encoding PLP-dependent transferase, translating into MDTEASSLTSQPSFRSRALATEAVHAGRDDLASLGLHAAPIDLSTTYPSYDSRGEAARIDAFAATGARPDGPPVYARLDNPTTGRFETALARLEGAGSAVAFASGMAALTAVLLARASLGLRHVVAVRPLYGCSDHLLNAGLLGTEVTWTDPAGIADAIRPDTGLVMVETPANPTLAEIDVRAVAHSCGSVPLLVDNTFATPVLQRPLEQGARIVLHSATKYLGGHGDVMGGVVACDEELAATLRQVRFATGGVLHPMAGYLLLRGLSTLPVRIRAASASAAELTRRLSADPRVVRVHYPEVGGAMVSFEVFGDPHRVIAGVRLITPAVSLGSVDTLIQHPASISHRVVGEGDRRAAGVGDRLLRMSVGLEDVEDLWADLCQALSDGSAVPPAARTAVQEPRPAAR; encoded by the coding sequence ATGGACACCGAAGCCTCCTCGCTGACATCCCAGCCCTCCTTCCGGTCCAGGGCGCTCGCCACCGAAGCCGTGCACGCCGGACGCGACGACCTCGCCTCTCTCGGCCTGCACGCCGCGCCGATCGACCTCTCCACCACCTATCCCTCGTACGACTCCCGGGGTGAGGCCGCGCGCATCGACGCCTTCGCCGCCACCGGGGCCAGGCCCGACGGCCCGCCCGTGTACGCCCGGCTCGACAACCCGACGACGGGCCGCTTCGAGACGGCACTGGCCCGGTTGGAAGGAGCGGGAAGCGCCGTCGCGTTCGCCAGTGGAATGGCAGCGCTCACCGCAGTCCTGCTGGCCCGCGCGAGCCTGGGGCTGCGGCACGTGGTCGCGGTGCGTCCGCTCTACGGCTGCAGTGACCACCTTCTGAACGCGGGACTGCTGGGCACCGAGGTGACCTGGACGGATCCGGCGGGCATCGCCGACGCGATCCGCCCGGACACCGGTCTCGTGATGGTCGAGACGCCTGCCAATCCGACGCTGGCCGAGATCGACGTCAGGGCCGTGGCGCACTCCTGCGGCTCCGTTCCGCTCCTCGTCGACAACACCTTCGCCACGCCCGTGCTGCAGCGGCCCCTCGAACAGGGGGCCCGGATCGTGCTGCACAGCGCCACCAAATACCTGGGCGGTCACGGCGATGTGATGGGCGGAGTCGTCGCCTGTGACGAGGAGCTCGCCGCGACTCTGCGGCAGGTTCGCTTCGCCACCGGCGGTGTGCTGCATCCGATGGCCGGATATCTGCTGTTGCGCGGGCTGTCCACCCTGCCGGTACGGATCCGGGCCGCCTCGGCCTCCGCCGCCGAACTGACCCGCAGGCTCTCGGCCGACCCCCGGGTCGTCCGAGTGCACTACCCGGAGGTGGGCGGCGCGATGGTGTCCTTCGAGGTGTTCGGAGATCCGCACAGGGTCATCGCGGGAGTCCGGCTGATCACGCCCGCCGTGAGCCTCGGCAGCGTGGACACCCTCATCCAGCATCCGGCCTCCATCAGCCACCGCGTCGTGGGTGAGGGAGACCGGAGGGCCGCCGGCGTCGGTGACCGTCTGCTGCGTATGTCGGTCGGTCTTGAGGACGTCGAGGACCTCTGGGCGGATCTGTGCCAGGCGCTCAGTGACGGAAGCGCTGTTCCGCCTGCGGCACGAACCGCTGTGCAGGAGCCGCGGCCAGCCGCGCGGTGA
- a CDS encoding GNAT family N-acetyltransferase — protein MTDVTSAKSARRPHHWRRDLIELAALFTAVAVADAIANLIGHQPDGPYLLIASAVALVATAAFHTWWARRHSHAPPPDADTGTGAGPELLHADADAERAEETEESAETVLWRMRTTVRDTPGALAALCIALARHRIDILTLQTHPLAEGTVDEFLLRAPAALPAQRLTREISAAGGSATWIERADAHDLVDTPTRVLGLATRTALDAAELPLALRQLLGRCTIHSLPALSVTGRPTGESAPVEGVLEDTVMRLRDPSGGVITVERPYLPFTPTEFARARALVELDARLGPRVPRSEDVLTLPEGNEITVRRADRADLDAALAMHGRCSEQTLGLRYHGPVRDADRYLDHLLSPRFGRTLAVQTASGRLVALGHLLWDGDETEVALLVEDDWQRRGIGSELLGRLVALAVEAGCESVYAVTQAHNTGMVAAMRALSLPLDYQIEEGTLVVTARLAAAPAQRFVPQAEQRFRH, from the coding sequence ATGACTGATGTGACATCCGCGAAGAGTGCCCGCCGTCCGCACCACTGGCGGCGGGACCTGATCGAGCTGGCCGCGCTCTTCACCGCCGTAGCCGTGGCCGACGCGATCGCCAACCTGATCGGGCACCAGCCCGACGGGCCCTATCTGCTCATCGCGTCGGCCGTGGCTCTGGTGGCCACGGCCGCCTTCCACACCTGGTGGGCGCGGCGGCACAGCCACGCACCACCCCCGGACGCCGATACCGGCACCGGCGCCGGTCCGGAGCTTCTCCACGCCGACGCCGACGCCGAAAGGGCCGAGGAGACCGAGGAGTCCGCCGAAACGGTGCTCTGGCGCATGCGGACGACCGTGCGGGACACGCCGGGCGCCCTGGCCGCCCTCTGCATCGCCCTGGCCCGTCACCGGATCGACATCCTGACCCTTCAGACCCACCCGCTGGCCGAGGGCACCGTCGACGAGTTCCTGCTGCGCGCGCCCGCCGCGCTGCCGGCCCAGCGGCTCACGCGGGAGATCTCCGCCGCCGGCGGGTCCGCCACCTGGATCGAGCGCGCGGACGCCCACGACCTGGTGGACACGCCCACCCGGGTCCTCGGCCTCGCCACCCGCACCGCGCTGGACGCGGCCGAACTCCCGCTGGCCCTGCGCCAGCTCCTGGGCAGGTGCACCATCCACTCGCTGCCCGCGCTGTCCGTCACCGGCCGCCCCACCGGGGAGAGCGCACCGGTGGAAGGGGTCCTGGAGGACACCGTGATGAGGCTGCGCGATCCGTCGGGCGGTGTCATCACCGTGGAGCGTCCCTATCTCCCCTTCACTCCGACGGAGTTCGCCCGCGCCCGGGCACTGGTCGAGCTCGACGCGCGGCTCGGCCCGCGCGTGCCGCGCAGTGAGGACGTCCTCACGCTGCCGGAGGGCAACGAGATCACCGTGCGCCGCGCTGACCGCGCTGACCTCGACGCGGCCCTCGCCATGCACGGCCGCTGCTCCGAGCAGACCCTCGGCCTGCGTTACCACGGCCCGGTCCGGGACGCCGACCGGTATCTGGACCACCTGCTCAGCCCCCGTTTCGGCCGCACCCTCGCCGTGCAGACGGCCTCCGGCCGGCTGGTGGCACTCGGCCATCTGCTCTGGGACGGGGACGAGACCGAGGTCGCCCTCCTCGTGGAGGACGACTGGCAGCGCCGCGGCATCGGTTCCGAGCTCCTCGGCCGGCTGGTGGCCCTGGCCGTCGAGGCGGGCTGCGAGAGCGTCTACGCGGTGACGCAGGCCCACAACACGGGGATGGTGGCCGCCATGCGGGCGCTCTCGCTGCCTCTCGACTACCAGATCGAGGAAGGCACCCTGGTCGTCACCGCGCGGCTGGCCGCGGCTCCTGCACAGCGGTTCGTGCCGCAGGCGGAACAGCGCTTCCGTCACTGA